One Clostridium estertheticum DNA segment encodes these proteins:
- the rpsB gene encoding 30S ribosomal protein S2: MAVISMKQLLEAGVHFGHQTRRWNPKMAPYIFTERNGIYIIDLQKTVRKIDEAYDFIKSVSEEGKDVLFVGTKKQAQEAIKFEAIRSGMHFVNNRWLGGMLTNFKTIKTRIQRLEELYKMEEDGIFEVLPKKEVSKLLNEREKLEKNLGGIRSMDANKIGALFIVDPRKEKNAISEAKILGIPVVAIVDTNCDPDEVDYVIPGNDDAIRAVKLITERLADAIIEGRQGEQLAE; encoded by the coding sequence ATGGCAGTTATATCAATGAAACAATTATTAGAAGCGGGTGTTCATTTTGGACATCAAACTAGAAGGTGGAACCCTAAGATGGCTCCGTACATATTTACAGAAAGAAACGGAATATACATTATCGATTTACAAAAAACAGTTAGAAAAATCGATGAGGCATATGACTTTATTAAATCTGTATCTGAAGAAGGTAAGGATGTTCTATTCGTAGGAACAAAAAAACAAGCTCAAGAAGCTATTAAATTTGAAGCAATAAGATCAGGAATGCATTTTGTAAACAATAGATGGTTAGGCGGAATGTTAACAAACTTCAAAACAATTAAAACAAGAATACAAAGATTAGAAGAATTATATAAAATGGAAGAAGATGGGATTTTCGAAGTTCTTCCTAAAAAAGAAGTTAGTAAACTTTTAAATGAAAGAGAAAAACTAGAAAAGAATTTAGGCGGAATCAGAAGCATGGATGCAAACAAAATTGGAGCTCTATTTATAGTAGACCCAAGAAAAGAAAAAAATGCAATTTCTGAAGCTAAAATTCTTGGAATTCCTGTAGTTGCTATAGTTGACACTAACTGTGATCCAGATGAAGTTGATTATGTAATTCCAGGTAATGATGATGCTATAAGAGCAGTTAAATTAATAACTGAAAGATTAGCTGATGCAATTATAGAAGGAAGACAAGGCGAACAATTAGCTGAATAA
- the ylqF gene encoding ribosome biogenesis GTPase YlqF translates to MTINWFPGHMAKTRRQIQESLKLVDAVIEIRDARIVKSSANPQIDEICKDKPRVILLNKCDLAEDKVTKQWIEKLTTDNVKPLAVNCITGQGLKMIKITLDELLKEKHDRQRKKGLVNIVTRVMVVGIPNVGKSSFINKLGKNNITKTGDRPGVTKSKQWVKTSLGIELMDTPGVLWPRFEDETVGLNLAFTGAVKDEVIDIEELALRLVERLQTNNAERLMERYKLTEIMENPIDNLDNIAKKRGSVISRGNIDYNRVAVMLLDEFRGGKLGPISLERVE, encoded by the coding sequence ATGACCATAAATTGGTTTCCAGGGCATATGGCGAAAACGAGGAGACAAATTCAAGAGAGTTTAAAACTTGTTGACGCTGTAATAGAAATTAGAGATGCAAGAATAGTTAAATCAAGTGCCAACCCACAAATCGATGAGATTTGCAAAGATAAGCCTAGAGTAATTTTATTAAACAAATGTGATTTAGCTGAAGATAAAGTGACTAAACAATGGATAGAAAAACTAACAACTGATAATGTAAAGCCACTGGCTGTGAATTGTATTACTGGTCAAGGGCTAAAAATGATAAAGATTACTCTTGATGAATTATTGAAAGAAAAGCATGATAGACAAAGGAAAAAAGGGTTAGTGAATATTGTTACTAGAGTTATGGTAGTTGGTATACCTAATGTTGGTAAATCTTCTTTTATAAACAAACTAGGGAAAAATAACATTACTAAAACGGGAGATAGACCAGGAGTTACTAAAAGCAAGCAATGGGTAAAAACTAGCTTAGGAATAGAGCTAATGGATACTCCAGGTGTATTATGGCCTAGATTTGAAGACGAGACAGTTGGACTTAATTTGGCATTTACAGGTGCGGTAAAAGATGAAGTCATAGATATAGAGGAATTAGCACTCAGATTAGTAGAAAGACTTCAAACTAATAATGCTGAGCGATTAATGGAAAGATATAAACTTACAGAAATTATGGAGAATCCTATAGACAATCTAGATAATATAGCTAAAAAAAGGGGATCTGTAATATCTAGGGGTAATATTGACTATAATAGAGTGGCAGTTATGCTTTTAGATGAATTTAGAGGTGGAAAATTAGGACCGATATCTTTAGAAAGAGTAGAATAA
- a CDS encoding YraN family protein has product MKTFNKDIGTLGEDISENYLKNLGYSILEKNFRCKCGEIDLIATNNGYICFIEVKTRYTANFGIPSESVIFSKQYKIHKTAQVYILRKNIIDSNFRFDVIEVLLSHDNNDFLVNHIQDAFQL; this is encoded by the coding sequence ATGAAGACTTTCAATAAAGATATTGGAACACTTGGAGAAGATATATCAGAAAATTATTTAAAAAATTTAGGATATAGTATTTTAGAAAAAAATTTCAGATGTAAATGTGGTGAAATCGACCTGATAGCAACAAATAATGGTTACATTTGTTTTATAGAAGTGAAAACTAGATATACAGCGAATTTTGGAATACCCTCCGAATCAGTCATATTTTCAAAGCAGTATAAAATTCATAAAACAGCCCAAGTATATATTTTAAGAAAAAATATTATAGACTCAAATTTTAGATTTGATGTTATAGAAGTCCTACTGAGCCATGATAATAATGATTTTTTAGTTAATCATATCCAAGATGCTTTTCAATTATGA
- the codY gene encoding GTP-sensing pleiotropic transcriptional regulator CodY: MVSLLAKTRMLNKILQKSGTEPVVFDDICNLLSDVLQCSVYIISRRGKILGYDLSSGYECDIMKDDIIKNMRFPEDYNGSLLNINETKANLTNKDNCVFADSKECTIENKITTIVPINGNRERLGTLLLARFDKDFTDDDLVLVEYSATIVGLEILRSKNDLIEEEARKKAVVQLAIGTLSYSELEAVQHIFNELDGSEGLLVASRIADKVGITRSVIVNALRKFESAGVIESRSLGMKGTHIKILNEKLMDELKKIK; the protein is encoded by the coding sequence ATTGTGTCATTATTAGCTAAAACAAGAATGTTAAACAAAATATTGCAAAAATCAGGAACAGAGCCTGTAGTTTTTGATGATATTTGTAATTTGCTAAGCGATGTATTACAGTGTAGTGTGTACATTATTAGCAGAAGAGGTAAAATACTGGGTTATGATTTATCAAGCGGATACGAATGTGATATTATGAAAGACGACATTATAAAAAATATGAGGTTTCCAGAAGATTACAATGGTAGTTTGCTTAATATCAATGAAACAAAGGCCAATCTTACTAATAAAGACAACTGTGTATTCGCAGATAGTAAGGAATGTACAATAGAAAATAAAATAACCACTATTGTACCAATAAACGGAAACAGAGAAAGATTAGGTACTCTTTTACTTGCAAGATTTGATAAAGACTTTACAGATGATGATTTAGTTTTAGTTGAGTATAGTGCTACTATAGTTGGTCTCGAAATTTTGAGATCTAAAAATGATTTGATAGAAGAAGAAGCAAGAAAGAAAGCTGTAGTACAACTTGCTATTGGAACCTTATCCTATTCTGAACTTGAAGCTGTACAACATATTTTTAATGAATTAGATGGTAGCGAAGGATTACTAGTAGCATCTAGAATAGCAGACAAAGTAGGAATAACAAGATCTGTTATAGTTAATGCACTTAGAAAATTCGAAAGTGCAGGAGTAATAGAATCAAGATCACTTGGAATGAAAGGTACTCATATTAAGATTTTAAATGAGAAACTAATGGATGAACTTAAAAAAATAAAATAA
- the topA gene encoding type I DNA topoisomerase, producing MGQKLVIVESPAKAKTIKKYLGSNYVVEASMGHVRDLPKSQLGVDIENNYQPKYITIRGKGELLDKLRKEAKKSDKIYLATDPDREGEAIAWHLAKALKIDEKDKCRIEFNEITKTAVKNAIKSPRVINETLVDAQQARRILDRLVGYEISPILWRKVKWGLSAGRVQSVTLKIICDRQKEIENFITKEYWSIECLLFKEGDKQKLNVKLASKGGEKIEINSKEESDIIINSLNEKEFVVGKIKRLSKNKNPLPPFTTSTLQQDAYRKLNFPTKKTMSIAQQLYEGIEVEGYGTVGLITYMRTDSTRISEEAQKNTKEFINNKYGEQYSPNTPRIFKSKKNIQDAHEAVRPSYVEITPEIAKKNLKDPQYKLYTLIWNRYVASQMESCVLDTISIDIVNGDYMLKASGSKVAFDGFRKIYNEELDEEENTLKLPELNEDDILISEKTEGKQHFTQPPARYSEASLVKTLEENGIGRPSTYAPIISTLLGRKYVEKDKKTLEVTELGNIVNNIVSEYFKQIVDIEFTAQMENNLDIIEEGQEKWENVVNEFFTPLKKDIEIAEKEIAKITIEDEVTEVECDKCGKFMVIKHGRFGDFLACPGYPECKNTKAITKELEVPCPKCGGKILERRSKKGTKFYGCSNYPECDFVSWFEPTDIKCSECSEYMLKRYSKTKGEYMECSNKECKHKEYKVEENTEGNTEKK from the coding sequence ATGGGACAAAAACTTGTTATAGTTGAGTCACCAGCAAAAGCTAAAACTATAAAAAAATATTTAGGTAGTAATTATGTAGTTGAAGCGTCCATGGGACATGTTAGAGATTTACCAAAAAGCCAATTGGGGGTTGATATAGAAAATAATTATCAACCTAAATATATAACTATCCGCGGTAAGGGTGAACTACTTGATAAATTAAGAAAAGAAGCAAAAAAAAGCGACAAAATTTACTTAGCGACTGACCCTGATAGAGAAGGTGAAGCTATAGCTTGGCATTTAGCAAAAGCCTTGAAAATAGATGAAAAAGACAAGTGTAGAATAGAATTTAATGAGATAACAAAAACAGCTGTTAAAAATGCCATAAAATCTCCAAGAGTAATAAATGAAACACTTGTGGATGCCCAACAAGCAAGGCGTATACTTGATAGATTAGTTGGATATGAAATTAGTCCTATACTTTGGAGAAAAGTTAAATGGGGACTTAGTGCTGGACGTGTGCAATCAGTTACGCTTAAAATAATCTGCGATAGACAAAAGGAAATAGAAAATTTCATCACTAAAGAGTACTGGAGTATAGAATGCCTGTTATTTAAAGAAGGAGATAAGCAGAAATTAAATGTTAAGTTAGCTTCTAAGGGTGGGGAGAAAATCGAGATAAATTCTAAAGAAGAAAGTGATATTATTATTAATTCACTTAATGAAAAAGAGTTTGTTGTAGGTAAAATAAAGAGATTATCCAAAAATAAAAATCCGCTACCACCATTTACAACAAGTACGCTTCAGCAAGATGCGTATAGAAAACTTAATTTTCCCACTAAAAAAACTATGTCTATAGCACAGCAATTATATGAAGGCATAGAGGTAGAGGGGTATGGAACAGTAGGCTTAATTACATATATGAGAACTGATTCTACTAGAATATCTGAAGAAGCTCAAAAAAATACAAAAGAGTTTATTAATAATAAATATGGGGAACAATATAGTCCTAACACTCCTAGAATATTTAAAAGCAAAAAGAATATACAAGATGCGCATGAAGCTGTTAGGCCTTCTTATGTTGAAATAACACCAGAAATAGCAAAGAAAAACCTTAAAGATCCGCAATACAAATTATATACCTTGATTTGGAATAGGTATGTGGCAAGTCAAATGGAATCCTGCGTGCTTGATACTATTTCTATAGATATTGTCAATGGGGATTATATGCTTAAGGCATCGGGGTCTAAAGTGGCCTTCGACGGATTTAGAAAAATATATAATGAAGAGCTGGACGAAGAGGAAAATACTTTAAAACTTCCAGAATTAAATGAAGATGATATTTTAATCAGTGAAAAAACTGAAGGGAAACAACATTTTACGCAGCCGCCTGCAAGGTATTCTGAGGCATCCCTAGTAAAAACATTAGAAGAGAATGGAATAGGAAGACCCAGTACTTATGCGCCAATTATTTCAACGCTTCTTGGTAGAAAATATGTAGAAAAAGACAAAAAAACATTAGAAGTAACGGAACTTGGAAATATAGTAAATAACATTGTAAGTGAATACTTTAAACAGATTGTAGATATTGAATTTACAGCACAAATGGAAAATAATTTAGATATTATAGAAGAAGGACAAGAAAAATGGGAAAATGTAGTTAATGAGTTTTTTACACCACTGAAAAAGGATATTGAAATTGCTGAAAAAGAGATAGCTAAAATTACCATTGAAGATGAAGTTACAGAGGTAGAATGCGATAAATGCGGTAAGTTCATGGTAATAAAACATGGGAGATTTGGTGATTTCTTGGCATGTCCTGGATATCCAGAATGTAAAAATACAAAAGCAATTACTAAAGAATTAGAAGTTCCTTGTCCTAAATGTGGAGGGAAGATTTTAGAACGAAGAAGTAAGAAGGGCACTAAGTTTTACGGATGTAGCAATTATCCAGAGTGTGATTTTGTAAGTTGGTTTGAGCCCACTGACATAAAATGCTCTGAGTGTAGTGAATACATGTTAAAAAGGTATAGTAAAACTAAAGGCGAATATATGGAATGTTCTAATAAAGAATGTAAGCATAAGGAATACAAAGTAGAGGAAAATACTGAAGGAAATACTGAAAAAAAGTAA
- a CDS encoding YifB family Mg chelatase-like AAA ATPase: MAIQIMSAAFTGIKGVIVTVEIDITRGLPALNIVGLADISVKESKERVRSAILNSGFDFPVHRITINLAPADLKKEGSLFDLPIAIGILLATKQIIVDDINDYLFIGELSLSGGLKKVRGSLPVVMEGIEKNIEKFIVPTDNAKECSLVKTAKIYPLDNLNQVVDFLNYKDLMPYKQCNDTEILINEELDFEDVMGQESSKRAIEVAAAGGHNLLMYGPPGSGKSMMAKRIPTILPSLSREESLEVTKIYSVSGMLSGNGGIIVQRPFRNPHHTISRIAFVGGGNKIIPGEISLAHKGVLFLDEILEFKKNVIEILRQPLEERKINISRYNGTVEYPSNFMFVSALNPCPCGYYGSYEKQCSCSDYERRRYLHKLSGPLLDRIDIFTAANLLPYNKIASVANSEKSVNIRKRVEAARKIQEKRFRSDKINCNAEMSQKLIKKYCHLDNSASNIMELMYDKFSLSSRAYSRILKVARTIADLDSSKNILDIHIIEAMQYRKFIDERIV, translated from the coding sequence ATGGCGATACAAATTATGTCTGCTGCATTTACAGGAATTAAAGGAGTTATAGTTACCGTTGAAATTGATATAACAAGAGGACTACCCGCACTAAATATTGTTGGTCTAGCAGATATTTCAGTTAAAGAATCAAAAGAAAGAGTACGCTCTGCAATATTAAATTCAGGGTTTGATTTTCCAGTTCATAGAATAACTATAAATTTAGCGCCAGCGGATTTGAAAAAAGAAGGCTCTCTATTTGATTTACCTATAGCTATAGGTATCCTGCTTGCAACTAAACAAATAATTGTTGATGATATTAATGATTATCTTTTTATAGGGGAATTATCACTATCTGGTGGACTTAAGAAAGTAAGAGGCTCATTGCCAGTTGTCATGGAGGGAATAGAAAAAAATATTGAAAAGTTTATTGTTCCGACTGATAATGCAAAAGAATGTAGCCTTGTTAAAACGGCTAAAATATATCCACTAGATAATTTAAATCAAGTAGTGGATTTTCTTAATTATAAGGACTTGATGCCTTATAAGCAGTGCAATGATACAGAGATATTAATCAATGAAGAGTTAGATTTTGAGGATGTTATGGGGCAGGAGAGCTCAAAACGTGCCATTGAAGTAGCAGCAGCTGGTGGTCATAATTTGCTTATGTATGGCCCACCAGGTTCTGGAAAATCAATGATGGCTAAGAGGATTCCAACTATATTACCCTCCTTAAGTCGGGAGGAGTCGCTGGAGGTTACTAAAATTTATAGTGTTTCAGGCATGCTTTCCGGTAATGGAGGCATTATTGTGCAAAGACCTTTTAGAAATCCACATCATACTATATCACGAATTGCTTTTGTAGGCGGTGGAAATAAAATAATACCTGGAGAGATCTCTTTAGCACATAAGGGGGTACTGTTTTTAGATGAGATATTAGAATTTAAAAAGAATGTAATAGAAATATTAAGGCAGCCGTTAGAGGAGAGAAAAATCAATATTTCAAGGTATAATGGAACAGTTGAATATCCATCAAACTTTATGTTTGTAAGTGCTTTAAATCCCTGTCCATGCGGATATTATGGCTCTTATGAAAAGCAATGTAGCTGTAGTGACTATGAAAGACGAAGGTATTTGCATAAACTCTCGGGACCACTACTCGACCGCATTGATATTTTTACAGCAGCGAATCTTCTGCCCTATAATAAAATAGCGAGTGTAGCGAATAGCGAAAAATCTGTGAATATTAGAAAACGAGTAGAAGCAGCAAGAAAAATTCAGGAAAAAAGATTCAGGAGTGATAAAATTAATTGTAATGCAGAGATGAGTCAAAAGCTAATTAAAAAATACTGCCATTTGGACAATAGTGCTAGTAATATTATGGAGTTAATGTATGATAAATTTAGTCTAAGTTCAAGAGCTTACTCTAGGATTCTTAAGGTAGCTAGGACTATTGCGGATTTAGATAGCAGTAAAAATATCTTAGATATACATATTATTGAAGCAATGCAATATAGAAAATTTATAGATGAAAGAATAGTTTAA
- the tsf gene encoding translation elongation factor Ts translates to MITASMVKELRERTGAGMMDCKRALSETEGDMDKAIELLREKGLAAAAKKAGRIAAEGLVCTYISEDMKVGAVVEVNCETDFVADNEDFVTLAKNVAIQGAQTTSTTIDEFIAEKYIANEAITINEAVTALIAKLGENMSVRRFQKFAIENGVVQSYVHGGGRIGVLVELACDKQDDVLIQIAKDVAMQIAAASPLFLDNTCVDHETLEKEKEIYRVQALNEGKPEKIVEKMVMGRVNKYYKEVCLLEQVWVKNADYSITKYLQEESTKLGAEIKITRFVRFERGEGIEKKVEDFAEEVRRQVEGK, encoded by the coding sequence ATGATTACTGCAAGCATGGTTAAAGAGTTAAGAGAAAGAACTGGGGCTGGAATGATGGATTGTAAAAGAGCTCTAAGTGAAACAGAGGGTGATATGGATAAAGCCATTGAACTTTTAAGAGAAAAAGGATTAGCTGCTGCTGCTAAAAAAGCTGGAAGAATAGCGGCAGAAGGTTTAGTATGCACATATATTTCAGAAGATATGAAGGTTGGAGCTGTTGTAGAAGTTAACTGTGAAACAGACTTCGTTGCTGATAATGAAGACTTTGTTACACTAGCTAAAAATGTAGCAATCCAAGGAGCACAAACTACTTCAACTACTATTGATGAATTCATTGCTGAAAAATACATAGCTAATGAAGCCATTACTATTAATGAGGCTGTTACAGCACTAATAGCTAAATTGGGCGAGAACATGTCTGTAAGAAGATTTCAAAAGTTTGCAATTGAAAATGGTGTAGTTCAAAGCTATGTTCACGGTGGTGGAAGAATAGGCGTTTTAGTAGAACTTGCTTGTGATAAACAAGATGATGTTCTAATTCAGATTGCTAAAGATGTTGCAATGCAAATTGCAGCTGCTAGTCCACTGTTCTTAGATAATACATGCGTTGATCATGAAACTTTAGAAAAAGAAAAAGAAATATACAGAGTTCAAGCTTTAAATGAAGGAAAACCAGAAAAAATCGTTGAAAAAATGGTAATGGGTAGAGTAAATAAATATTATAAAGAAGTTTGTTTGCTTGAACAAGTTTGGGTTAAAAATGCTGACTATAGTATTACAAAATATCTTCAAGAAGAATCTACAAAACTTGGTGCTGAAATAAAGATAACAAGATTTGTAAGATTCGAAAGAGGCGAAGGTATAGAAAAGAAGGTAGAGGACTTTGCTGAAGAAGTTCGAAGACAAGTAGAAGGTAAATAA
- a CDS encoding ribonuclease HII, producing MSYSEISSYVLKIENDIKYINRASIIEMLVQDHRKTVQKLGNKMYKSTELKEKEFQRVKKMYEFDRSFGNYKYIAGVDEVGRGPLAGPIVAAAVILDLEANEEKDLILRANDSKKLSIAVRKELSYIIKEKALAYKIIAIDNNLIDEKGIGFCNNQVFLDSCDEISIVPDLVLSDGYKIKNFSNLNEFVIKGDTKSISIACASIIAKVYRDELMFKYHDLYPNYGFDRNVGYGTQEHVLAIKKYGTTPIHRESFLRNILENNNNNNNN from the coding sequence ATGAGCTATAGTGAAATATCTAGTTATGTGTTAAAAATTGAAAACGATATCAAATATATTAATAGGGCAAGTATAATTGAAATGCTCGTGCAAGATCATAGGAAGACTGTTCAAAAATTAGGGAATAAAATGTATAAAAGCACTGAGTTAAAAGAAAAGGAATTTCAGAGAGTTAAAAAAATGTACGAATTTGATAGAAGCTTTGGTAACTATAAATACATTGCTGGAGTTGATGAAGTAGGGCGAGGTCCTCTAGCGGGCCCCATAGTAGCAGCGGCTGTAATATTAGATTTAGAAGCGAATGAGGAGAAAGATTTAATCCTAAGAGCAAACGATTCTAAAAAATTGTCAATAGCTGTAAGGAAAGAACTATCTTATATTATTAAAGAAAAAGCCCTAGCCTATAAAATTATTGCTATTGACAATAACCTTATTGATGAAAAGGGTATTGGCTTTTGCAATAATCAAGTATTTTTAGACAGTTGTGATGAGATTTCTATTGTGCCAGATTTAGTTTTATCTGACGGCTACAAAATAAAAAACTTCTCGAATTTAAATGAGTTTGTAATAAAAGGAGATACTAAAAGTATAAGTATAGCTTGTGCTTCTATAATTGCAAAAGTATATAGAGATGAACTGATGTTTAAGTATCATGATTTATACCCAAATTATGGGTTTGATAGAAATGTTGGGTACGGAACGCAGGAGCATGTGCTTGCTATAAAAAAATATGGAACTACTCCAATACATAGAGAAAGTTTTTTAAGAAATATTCTAGAAAATAATAATAATAATAATAATAATTAA
- the trmD gene encoding tRNA (guanosine(37)-N1)-methyltransferase TrmD, with product MKIDILTLFPEMFEIFNHSMIGRAIEKNILDISPHNIRDYALNKHKKVDDYPYGGGAGMVMLAQPLVDCIKDVKLHNGGKVIFLGPRGNTFTQEIAKQLCTESELIFICGHYEGIDERTYDYIDMELSLGDYVLTGGEMACIPIVDSICRLIPGVLSSAESYTEESFYDGVLEYPQYTRPECFEGSVVPEVLTSGHHENVRKWRRLQSLLITKEKRPDMFQKLKLTKEDKKLLCKEAEKIV from the coding sequence ATGAAAATAGATATATTAACTCTATTTCCTGAAATGTTTGAAATTTTTAATCACAGTATGATTGGAAGAGCTATAGAAAAAAATATACTGGATATTTCACCTCATAATATTCGGGATTATGCCTTAAATAAGCATAAAAAAGTAGATGACTATCCTTATGGTGGTGGAGCGGGAATGGTAATGCTAGCTCAGCCACTAGTTGATTGTATAAAGGATGTTAAATTGCATAATGGCGGAAAGGTAATATTTTTGGGACCAAGAGGGAATACTTTTACTCAAGAAATTGCAAAGCAACTCTGTACGGAAAGTGAATTAATATTTATATGTGGTCATTATGAAGGTATTGATGAGAGAACCTATGATTATATAGATATGGAGCTTTCGCTGGGTGATTATGTTTTGACCGGTGGAGAGATGGCATGTATTCCTATAGTGGACAGTATTTGTAGGTTAATCCCAGGGGTACTATCTTCCGCGGAGAGCTACACAGAAGAATCTTTTTATGATGGAGTATTAGAGTATCCTCAATATACAAGACCGGAATGTTTTGAGGGTAGTGTGGTTCCAGAGGTATTGACCTCGGGACATCATGAAAATGTACGAAAGTGGAGAAGATTGCAATCTCTTTTAATAACTAAAGAAAAAAGACCGGATATGTTCCAAAAACTTAAACTCACTAAGGAAGATAAAAAACTATTGTGCAAGGAAGCCGAAAAAATAGTATAA
- the dprA gene encoding DNA-processing protein DprA has protein sequence MNDYDIWFSLVKLSPKIKLKLINDFHDTEKVWYYGIHDKKTEYFNKNLMDLLNNAWNKSEIDNVKRNLEINEIKSISYHDDEYPKKLKNYDDAPFSLFYKGNIMPINEGYNISIVGSRKYSNYGKDVTKIICRDLCANNINIISGMAKGIDTFAHESCLSNEGYTCAVLGSGLDIVYPKENYKIFNKIVQSGCVISEFLPGTPPYAYNFPLRNRIISALSDIIIVIEAGEKSGSLITANLALEQGKDVMAVPGSIFSEESKGTNKLIKDGAFPLTCANDIFNLIGIEMKNQKETTARSFNNEIHSGIYRIINDSPLHINDIIRITNIDIKQLYEVLFEMQIKNEILCLSGNYYVRVNNKI, from the coding sequence ATGAATGATTATGATATATGGTTTTCACTAGTAAAATTATCCCCTAAAATTAAGCTAAAATTAATAAATGATTTCCATGATACAGAAAAAGTATGGTATTATGGTATACATGACAAAAAAACAGAATATTTCAATAAAAATTTAATGGACCTTTTAAACAATGCTTGGAATAAAAGTGAAATTGATAATGTAAAAAGAAACTTAGAAATTAATGAAATAAAATCTATCTCTTATCATGATGATGAATATCCAAAGAAATTAAAAAATTATGATGATGCACCATTTTCATTATTTTATAAAGGAAACATAATGCCTATAAATGAGGGGTATAATATTTCTATAGTGGGATCAAGGAAGTATTCAAATTACGGAAAGGATGTTACTAAAATTATATGCAGAGATTTATGTGCAAATAATATTAATATTATTAGTGGAATGGCTAAGGGAATTGATACTTTTGCTCATGAGAGCTGTCTCAGTAATGAAGGCTATACTTGTGCAGTTTTGGGCTCAGGCCTCGATATAGTGTACCCTAAAGAAAACTATAAAATCTTCAATAAAATAGTTCAAAGTGGCTGCGTTATTTCAGAATTTTTACCGGGCACACCGCCCTATGCCTATAATTTTCCACTTAGGAATAGAATAATAAGTGCTCTAAGTGATATTATTATAGTAATAGAGGCTGGTGAGAAAAGTGGATCCTTAATTACAGCAAATTTGGCTCTTGAGCAAGGTAAGGATGTTATGGCTGTCCCAGGGTCTATATTTTCAGAGGAAAGTAAAGGCACAAATAAATTAATTAAGGATGGAGCCTTCCCATTGACCTGTGCAAATGATATATTTAATTTGATTGGAATAGAAATGAAAAATCAAAAGGAAACCACTGCAAGGTCTTTTAATAATGAAATTCATAGTGGGATATATCGCATTATAAATGATAGTCCACTACATATTAACGATATTATTAGAATAACTAACATTGACATAAAACAATTATATGAGGTATTATTTGAAATGCAGATTAAAAATGAAATATTATGTTTATCAGGAAACTATTATGTAAGAGTAAACAACAAAATATAA
- the rplS gene encoding 50S ribosomal protein L19: protein MLEIIRAIEAEQIRTDLPNFSVGDTVKVHIKISEGNKERVQVFEGTVLKRQNGGLRETFTVRRVASGVGVEKTFPVNAPVIEKIEIVRLGKVRRAKLFYLRDRVGKAAKVKERMR from the coding sequence ATGTTAGAAATTATAAGAGCAATAGAAGCAGAACAAATTAGAACAGACTTACCAAACTTTAGTGTAGGTGATACTGTTAAGGTTCACATCAAAATCAGTGAAGGTAACAAAGAAAGAGTTCAAGTATTCGAAGGAACCGTTCTTAAGAGACAAAACGGCGGTTTAAGAGAAACTTTCACAGTAAGAAGAGTAGCATCTGGTGTTGGTGTTGAAAAAACATTCCCAGTAAACGCTCCAGTTATTGAGAAAATTGAAATCGTAAGATTAGGTAAAGTTAGAAGAGCTAAACTATTCTACTTAAGAGATAGAGTTGGTAAGGCTGCAAAAGTTAAAGAAAGAATGAGATAA